The proteins below are encoded in one region of Doryrhamphus excisus isolate RoL2022-K1 chromosome 4, RoL_Dexc_1.0, whole genome shotgun sequence:
- the mcidas gene encoding multicilin: protein MSPYMNPNSEVAQTRGEGGMKMHGVTSFFGVLGRPPAANKAKVPRSSSPVTVYVELPCNIEQAFPTIAWDDLEDCTSITRRESDSLGSQVNESDGDEQDFGDFALDFIADSPATLESSLCPAELIPFQGCIIPPLTPQPVVSPAEDNLLPNASTEINNQDGALWKGRIGGSVEVNNKVDETLQRRQESEEKNLHLRQLACRAKLLASVLEKLMTVRETAMPCSGKAMSPCKRQRLDHEECETSDSVEEMLRDVSTRCNAVLHASAGMNIPQQDSNTIPVYGSFSGLQTSICKESSASMDESEESVSSFRTSVREHSTIRTQVFPHGRAFTSSTQQGGYRFRWVPNHS from the exons ATGTCTCCTTATATGAACCCAAATTCAGAAGTGGCGCAAACAAGAGGTGAAGGGGGTATGAAGATGCACGGCGTGACGAGTTTCTTTGGTGTTTTGGGGAGGCCCCCAGCAGCCAACAAG GCTAAAGTGCCTAGAAGCAGCAGTCCTGTCACTGTGTATGTGGAGCTCCCGTGTAACATTGAACAAG cctttccTACAATTGCATGGGACGATTTAGAAGACTGCACAAGCATAACCAGAAGAGAGAGCGACTCACTGGGCTCACAG GTGAATGAATCTGATGGAGATGAGCAAGACTTTGGGGATTTTGCGCTGGATTTTATAGCCG ATTCCCCAGCCACTCTGGAGAGCAGCCTGTGCCCTGCAGAACTGATCCCCTTTCAGGGCTGCATCATACCTCCCCTCACCCCTCAGCCTGTCGTCTCTCCTGCAGAGGACAACCTGCTTCCTAATGCTTCCACGGAGATTAACAACCAGGATGGAGCACTTTGGAAGGGCAGGATCGGAGGTTCTGTGGAAGTCAATAACAAG GTTGATGAGACTCTGCAGAGAAGACAAGAGAGTGAGGAGAAGAACCTTCACTTGAGGCAGCTGGCATGCAGAGCAAAGCTGCTGGCTTCTGTGCTTGAG AAACTAATGACCGTCAGAGAGACAGCGATGCCATGCAGTGGTAAAGCAATGAGTCCCTGCAAGAGGCAGCGACTGGACCACGAGGAATGCGAGACCTCAGATTCCGTGGAGGAGATGCTGAGAGACGTCAGCACACGCTGCAACGCTGTGCTGCACGCCTCTGCAGGCATGAACATCCCACAGCAAGACTCAAACACCATCCCAGTGTATGGCTCCTTCTCAGGCCTTCAGACCTCCATATGCAAGGAAAGCAGTGCAAGCATGGACGAGTCGGAAGAGAGCGTCTCGTCTTTCCGCACTTCAGTAAGAGAACACAGCACGATAAGGACACAGGTGTTCCCACACGGCCGGGCTTTCACCTCCAGCACCCAGCAAGGAGGATACCGCTTTCGCTGGGTCCCCAACCACagctga
- the LOC131128468 gene encoding cyclin-O: MVLIKGDDGSVHKRVKASSAQQADRYRKQKLVSRLGDSGFEEDLATCSPICSSSTRTVPWPLHEDPAAGQQSIWYLQYGDIGYRIQRERETLFYPCKSLVLQPQVTTEARCKLVSWLIPVHKHFRLSFECCCLAVNIMDRFLACTPVAADCFQLLGVTALLLASKKVEVGSPSISDLLSLCCDAFTKGQLCNLECLILLRLHFRLGSPTLAFFLDYYTNHIEAVDKSVPRQCGNLARKVCELSLADYAFNKYAPSLTAGCALSLACELLQPGLLQTAKNTTSPWDSMMETQCEADKTSAHQRPDLAQECTENLKLLLALNRESLEVLSDM; the protein is encoded by the exons ATGGTTCTCATTAAAGGCGATGACGGTTCTGTTCACAAACGCGTGAAGGCGAGCTCCGCACAGCAGGCGGACCGGTACCGGAAGCAGAAACTAGTGTCCAGATTGGGCGACTCCGGTTTCGAGGAGGACTTGGCAACTTGCTCCCCGATTTGTTCTTCTTCCACCCGGACAGTCCCATGGCCGCTCCATGAAGATCCAGCAGCAGGACAACAGTCCATTTGGTACCTCCAGTATGGGGACATTGGATACAGGATCCAGAGGGAGAGGGAGACACTCTTTTATCCGTGCAAAAGTCTTGTTCTGCAGCCACAA GTCACAACAGAAGCACGCTGCAAGCTGGTCAGCTGGCTCATCCCCGTCCACAAACACTTCCGTCTGTCTTTTGAGTGCTGCTGCCTGGCTGTGAACATAATGGACAGGTTCCTGGCGTGCACACCGGTCGCTGCAGACTGCTTTCAGCTTCTAGGTGTCACCGCGCTGCTCCTCGCCAGCAAAAag GTGGAGGTGGGCTCCCCAAGTATTAGCGATCTCTTGTCACTGTGCTGTGACGCCTTCACCAAGGGGCAGCTCTGCAACCTGGAGTGTCTGATTCTGTTGCGCCTCCACTTCCGCCTGGGGTCGCCTACCCTGGCCTTCTTCCTGGACTACTACACCAACCACATAGAGGCTGTGGACAAAAGCGTGCCCAGGCAGTGTGGCAACCTGGCCCGGAAGGTGTGTGAATTGAGCCTAGCCGACTACGCCTTCAACAAGTACGCCCCGTCTCTAACTGCCGGTTGTGCACTGAGCCTCGCATGTGAGTTACTCCAACCTGGGCTTCTGCAGACAGCAAAGAACACAACATCCCCGTGGGACAGCATGATGGAGACTCAATGTGAGGCAGACAAAACTTCAGCACACCAGAGACCTGATCTGGCTCAGGAGTGCACAGAAAACCTGAAACTACTGCTTGCACTCAACCGGGAGTCATTGGAGGTGCTCTCCGACATGTGA
- the tut7 gene encoding terminal uridylyltransferase 7 has protein sequence MENPDRPNWTGQGSWERGAVADNWRSQGRGQPFRPDGPQHGKRGQGGPYRASPKRGGLGPLAYSPGGFRGGHSPLHRDDLHRFWSPENSGVGREDNWRERSQQQSNWSRNGRDGGPREDRDQWRRDPDGNARKSGNRRRPRNKGRVFAEEDRDLASDEATHPVKDMVESCLNRDEIYSLKKKSNSNPNALYTCALCDVHLDSVSDANSHCFDKRHKRRLKEKQEHQMLTEILPPDPEHVGALNAALKAVVREHGMDDSDVQSRRNVVSLMQDLLLSVLPEIRLRLYGSSCTKFGFKDSDVNIDIQYPPHMHQPDVLLSVKECLAVSPLFVDQEADFHARVPVVICKEKKSGLICKVSAGNENAFQTTSYLASLAMREHLLPPLVLVLRHWAKICQIDRAEEGGLPSYVFALMVIYFLQQRKEPLLPTYLNQEIKTFALSKLSNFNFTHVEDGYLHWAYTASSKDTTQPSEGACMKGKVPLVFQNPHPSVEMGLLWVEMLRFYSLEFNMADNVISVRTSAVLSRDLKDWPKKRIAVEDPFAVKRNVARTLNSQQMYDYILHCLKTTYKYFALPLNTPAGRHQEPAKGAKESREAEACLPDVSRLCIQSQLANKEENGPEDSDCIIEEEEEVEDGSDSEGEKEKVDLGKSSFSEEEEDEDMETHTRSHLDSFTTEDEEIFPLDEISGEELLSDEEGPDLDTPVSNDDEEEEETVVAVTSPPRLDDAVESELPKNKKQLQNTRSYEFTKQAFTRGKSHMVVCSLCKRDGHLKKDCPEDFKKVPLKPLPQMTSDFLNVLDKVCEQCYVDFAPDDLELTIRECIIQDLETFIRRQFPGARLQLFGSSKNGFGFRQSDLDICMVREGQDTIDDVDCINIIERLAKLLRKHPDLKNILPITTAKVPIVKFYHARTSLEGDISLYNRLALHNTRLLASYAAIDRRVKLICYIMKVFAKMCDIGDASRGSLSSYAYTLMVLFFLQQRDPPLVPVLQELYDGDEKPEVLVDGWNVYFFDDLTTLPSRWPQYGRNTETVGELWLGLLRFYTEDFDFKEHVVCIRQKARLTTFNKQWTSKYIVIEDPFDLNHNLGAGLSRKMTNFIMKAFINGRTVFGTPLTVFPPEYTSQMEYFFDPEVLTEGEVAPNDRCCRICGKIGHFMKDCPMRRKSRHRQDSDRRAEGARERADTGEEPVSRHKSEHWRRREPPEPRCCFLCGSSTHIKRDCTLYRGPAGNTKMENFPSGSLRNLREKQGSPLTDEKKKHQNVILSPQAGSLAARNLARSGNRKSPVE, from the exons ATGGAGAACCCTGATAGGCCCAACTGGACAGGGCAAGGCAGCTGGGAGAGGGGAGCAGTTGCAGACAACTGGAGGAGCCAGGGTAGAGGACAACCCTTCAGACCAGATGGGCCACAGCATGGTAAGAGGGGTCAGGGGGGTCCATACCGAGCCAGCCCGAAGAGGGGAGGACTGGGCCCTTTAGCGTATTCCCCTGGAGGCTTCAGAGGTGGACACAGCCCCTTGCATAGGGATGATCTACATCGGTTCTGGAGTCCGGAAAACAGTGGAGTAGGTCGAGAAGATAACTGGAGAGAGCGTTCACAGCAACAGTCGAACTGGAGCAGGAATGGCCGTGATGGAGGTCCACGTGAGGACAGGGACCAGTGGAGGAGGGATCCTGATGGAAATGCTCGTAAATCTG GCAATAGACGTAGACCAAGAAACAAGGGCAGAGTTTTTGCTGAAGAAGACAGGGACCTTGCAAGTGACGAGGCCACACACCCGGTCAAAGATATGGTCGAGAGTTGTCTAAATAGAGATGAGATCTACTCTCTGAAGAAG aagtccaacagcaaCCCCAATGCACTTTACACCTGCGCCCTCTGCGACGTTCACCTTGACTCTGTGTCCGACGCCAACAGCCATTGCTTTGACAAGCGGCACAAGCGGAGACTCAAG GAGAAGCAAGAGCATCAGATGCTGACTGAGATCCTGCCTCCTGACCCGGAGCATGTTGGTGCATTGAATGCTGCTCTAAAAGCTGTAGTCCGTGAGCATGGGATGGATGACAGCGATGTACAGAGCAGACGAAATGTTGTGTCCCTCATGCAAGACCTCCTACTGTCCGTTCTGCCTG AGATCAGGCTTCGGTTATATGGATCATCTTGCACTAAATTTGGATTTAAGGATTCTGATGTCAACATTGACATTCAGTATCCACCTCAC ATGCATCAGCCAGATGTCTTGTTGTCGGTCAAGGAGTGCCTCGCTGTGAGCC CTCTTTTTGTTGACCAGGAAGCCGATTTTCACGCTCGGGTGCCTGTAGTCATCTGCAAAGAAAAGAAGAG tgGCCTCATCTGCAAAGTGAGTGCAGGGAATGAAAATGCATTCCAAACCACCTCTTATCTTGCTTCTCTAGCCATGCGTGAGCATCTCCTCCCTCCATTGGTTCTTGTACTGCGACATTGGGCAAAG ATCTGTCAAATAGACCGTGCAGAAGAGGGTGGACTGCCCTCCTATGTATTTGCCCTCATGGTCATCTACTTTTTACAACAGCGCAAAGAGCCCCTCTTGCCAACGTATCTGAACCAAGAG ATAAAGACATTTGCACTCAGCAAACTTTCAAACTTCAACTTTACACATGTAGAGGATGGTTATTTGCACTGGGCTTACACCGCTTCATCCAAAGACACGACACAGCCATCAGAGGGCGCCtgcatgaaaggaaag GTTCCACTGGTGTTCCAGAACCCACACCCTTCTGTGGAGATGGGTCTTCTCTGGGTAGAAATGCTTCGCTTCTATTCCCTCGAGTTCAATATGGCTGACAATGTCATCAGCGTACGGACCAGCGCTGTCCTTTCCCGGGATTTAAAAGACTGGCCAAAGAAACGCATCGCCGTGGAAG ACCCCTTTGCTGTAAAGAGGAACGTGGCCCGCACTCTTAACAGCCAGCAAATGTATGACTACATCCTGCATTGCCTCAAAACCACATATAAGTACTTTGCATTGCCACTCAACACGCCGGCAGGCAGGCATCAAGAACCCGCGAAAGGTGCAAAGGAGTCACGTGAGGCAGAGGCATGCCTGCCGGATGTGAGTCGACTCTGCATTCAGTCCCAGCTTGCAAACAAAGAAGAAAACGGCCCTGAAGACTCTGATTGCATCattgaagaagaggaggaagttGAAGATGGCAGTGACTCGGAGGGTGAGAAGGAAAAGGTGGACTTGGGCAAAAGCAGCTtctctgaggaggaggaggatgaagacatGGAGACGCACACAAGGTCTCACCTAGACAGCTTCACCACAGAGGATGAGGAGATCTTCCCTCTGGATGAGATCTCAGGGGAGGAGCTGTTGTCTGACGAAGAGGGTCCTGATTTGGACACTCCTGTTtcaaatgatgatgaagaggaggaggagactgtTGTTGCTGTCACCTCGCCTCCACGTTTAGACGACGCTGTTGAAAGTGAgctcccaaaaaataaaaaacagctgcaaaacACAAGGTCATATGAATTCACCAAGCAAGCTTTTACCAGAGGAAAA TCACACATGGTTGTGTGTAGCTTGTGCAAGCGCGATGGCCATTTGAAGAAGGATTGTCCAGAAGATTTCAAGAAAGTGCCACTGAAACCTTTGCCGCAGATGACCTCCGATTTCCTCAATGTGCTTGACAAAGTCTGCGAGCAGTGCTATG TGGACTTTGCCCCAGATGACTTGGAGTTGACGATCAGAGAGTGCATCATTCAAGATCTTGAAACCTTCATCAGACGACAGTTCCCTG GTGCTCGGCTGCAGCTGTTTGGATCTTCCAAAAACGGGTTTGGCTTCAGGCAGAGTGACCTAGACATCTGTATGGTGCGTGAAGGCCAGGACACCATTGAT GATGTTGACTGCATCAATATAATTGAACGTCTTGCAAAGCTTCTGAGGAAACATCCTG ATTTGAAGAACATCCTGCCCATCACTACAGCCAAAGTCCCCATTGTGAAGTTCTACCACGCTCGCACCAGCCTTGAAGGAGACATCAGCCTCTACAACAGACTG GCTCTGCACAACACGCGCCTGCTAGCGTCATACGCCGCCATTGACAGGAGAGTAAAGCTCATCTGCTATATCATGAAGGTGTTTGCCAAG ATGTGTGACATTGGTGATGCGTCACGTGGCAGTCTCTCATCTTACGCCTACACCCTCATGGTACTGTTCTTCCTCCAGCAACGTGATCCACCTCTTGTACCGGTGCTGCAAGAG CTTTATGACGGTGATGAGAAGCCTGAGGTGTTAGTGGATGGCTGGAATGTGTATTTCTTTGACGATTTAACAACACTT CCCAGTCGGTGGCCACAATACGGCAGAAACACAGAGACGGTGGGGGAATTGTGGCTGGGTCTCCTCCGCTTCTACACTGAGGACTTTGACTTTAAAGAGCATGTTGTGTGCATCCGTCAGAAAGCCCGCCTCACCACTTTCAACAAGCAGTGGACATCCAAATACATTGTGATTGAAG ATCCATTCGACCTCAATCATAATCTTGGTGCTGGCCTGTCCAGGAAAA TGACAAATTTCATCATGAAGGCTTTCATCAATGGCAGGACAGTGTTTGGGACACCCTTGACTGTTTTTCCTCCCGAGTACACCAGTCAGATG GAGTATTTCTTTGACCCCGAAGTCCTCACAGAGGGAGAAGTGGCTCCCAACGATCGCTGCTGCCGCATCTGTGGCAAGATTGGCCACTTTATGAAAGACTGCCCCATGCGCAGGAA GTCACGACACAGGCAGGACTCTGACAGAAGGGCAGAGGGCGCCCGAGAGCGAGCCGACACAGGAGAGGAGCCGGTGTCCAGACACAAAAGCGAGCACTGGAGGAGGAGAGAGCCGCCGGAACCACGCTGTTGCTTCCTGTGTGGATCCAGCACTCACATCAAGAGGGACTGTACGCTCTACAGAGGCCCCGCAG GAAATACCAAGATGGAAAACTTCCCTTCCGGCTCCTTGAGGAATTTGAGAGAGAAACAA GGCTCACCTTTAACAgatgagaagaaaaaacatcaaaatgtgatattaaGTCCACAAGCAG GTAGTTTAGCTGCCCGCAATTTGGCTCGCTCCGGTAACAGGAAGAGCCCAGTTGAATGA